The nucleotide sequence GCTGTAGAAGAGGCGCGTCTTCAGGTTGAAATTGCTGTAGGTGTTCGTCATCCCGAGGTCGGCTTCGTAGTTCGTCGTCTGGTCAAGATCGGGCGTACCGACGATCATGCCGCTTTTCTGGAAGTAGAGCTCGCGGGCATCCGGAACGCGCGAAGCCATACCGATGCCGCCGAAGAAGCCGAGGGTCTCCGTCACGCCGTAGTCGGCAAAGAGGTTGAGGCCGACGGAGGTGTAGTCGTTGTCCTGCAGGGCGGGATTGCCCGAGGTGATGGCCGTATCGTCATAGCGCAGTCCCAGTTTGTAGGCGGCGTTGCGATAGCGTTTTTCCAGTTCGGCGAAAAAGGCGACGTTGCGGGTGTCGGCGTCGTTGATGCTGGGGCCCATATAGGTGCCGTTCATGTCATAAGCGCCGTCCCAGTTGCGGAGGCTGCCGTCGAGTCCGAAGGTAATATCCATCGTATCGGAAACGGCCGTCGTGTTTTTGAGGGTCGCCCCCTGGATCGTGGAGGTGAGGTGGTTGGTCATCGTCCCCATCATCGCGGAGGATTTGCGCCATTCGGTCCACATCGGGTGGTCGACGTAGGAGTAGTAGTAGGTCGCGCTCAGCTCCTTGGACCAGCTTGCCAAATCTGTGGCAGCGTACTGGACGTTGTAGAGGTCGGAGTTGTCGTAGCGGGCGTCCATCCCGGAGTTGGGGTAGAGGACACCGTCACTGCGGTTGCCCGTATAGCCCAGGCGCAGTTCCTGGTTTTCGGCCAGGTTGACAAAGAGTTTCGCCATCACGGAACGTTTCGCGTAGGCGCTGCGGTCGCGTTCGGACGGCAGGTATGCGTTCGGGGCTTTGGCGGTACCCGCGGCGACGGCGTTGTCGATCTGCTCGGCGAAGGTATTGCCGCTGCCGTCCTCGTACTGACCGCTCCATTCGCCCGAGACGCCGATCAGCGCGCGGACCGTATCGTTCCCGCCGGTGAGGGTGCCGGCGACTTTCGAGTAGCCGAAGCTGCCGATGCCCGCGTTGAAGTTGCCGTGAACCCCTTTTTCCGGCTGGACGGTGTCGACGGTCACGAGTCCGCTGAGGGTCCCGGCGTGTTCGACGTCATACGGTCCTTCGACCACGCTGATCGAGGAGATGTTGTTCGTGATGACATGCGAGGTCGGCGGGTCCATGCGGTTGGGGCAGGCGCCGTAGATCTTGCCGCCGTCGACGATGACGTTGATGTTGTCGCGCTTCTGGCCGCGGAGGATGATGTCGTTCGCGATACCGCTGCGGCGTACCAGGGTGATGCTCGGCACCTGTTTGGCCAGTGCCTCGGCGGTGTCGGCGGATTTGATCTCTTCGGTGTTGACGTCGCTGAGCGATGAGCTTTCGACGACGATGCCGCCGAGCGTCGCCACGCCGCTCTCTGTCACGTTGTTTTCCGCAGCGTCATTCGCAAGCAGCGCGGCCGCCGCGAGGGAAACCAGTAGCGTTTTCTTCATTTTTATCCTTCATTCGATTGCATTCAAAACCACAAATACTAGAGAAAAAGTGTTAAGGGGGTGTTAAATTGCCGCGGCGGATCGGCGGGTGCGTTACAATGGCGCTCATGAATGCAAAAACGAAACAGATCATCAAAATTATCCTGCTGCTCGCAGGGTCGGGTTTCTTCCTTTTTCAGGGCTTTTCGCTGCTCTTTACCGAGCAGGAGGTGACGCCGGAGAAGGTCGAAGCCGTTATTGGGGGCAGCGCAGAGTAACGCAGGCGGGGAACTGCATCGTCACGCAGTGCAGCGAACCGTGCTGGCGGATCAGGATGCTGCAGTCGATGCCGATGATCTCCCGGCCGGGGAAGAGCGTTTTGAAAACGGCCAGCGCCTCGTCGTCATGGGGGTCGTTGTAGACCGGGACGAGGACGGCGCCGTTGATGATGAGGAAGTTGGCGTAGGTCGCCGGCAGCCGCTCGTCCTCGAAATAGATCGCATCGGTCATCGGCAGCGGGACGAGGGTGAAGGGTTCGCCGCGGTCGTTACGGAGTTCCCGGAGCTCCTGTTCCATCTTTTGCAGGGCGTCGAAGTGCTCGTCGGCGGCATCCGTGCACCGGACGTAGCAGATGGTGTCGGCGTCGCAGAAGCGGGCGAGGGTGTCGATGTGGCTGTCGGTGTCGTCCCCGGCGAGGTAGCCGGAGGTCAGCCAGAGGGTCCGTTTGACCCCCAGGGTCTCGGCAAGGACGGCCTCGATCTCCGCACGGCCTGTCAACGCGCTGTTGCGGTTGGGGTTCAGGAGACACTCTTCGGTGACGAGCAGCAGCCCCTCCCCGTTGCTTTCGATCCCGCCCCCTTCGAGAATAAAACGGTGTGAAGCGACCGGTGCGCCGTAGTGCTGCGCGATCGCCGCGGTCATCGCACTGTCTTTGGCCGCTTCAAACTTGCCGCCCCAGCCGGTGAAAACAAAGTCCTGGATAAGGCATCCCTCTGTTGTCTCGACGGTAATGCCGCTGCAGTCCCGCGCCCAGGTGTCATCGGTGTCATACTGTACGAAATGCAGGTTCGTCCCCGGAGCGACGTAGCGCTGCACCCGGGCGATGTCGTCACAGACGATCAGGCAGGGCTGGAAACGGGCGACGCCTTCGGCGATACGGGCAAAAGTTTGGCACGCTTCGTCGAGGTAGGGCGCCCAGTCACTGTCGGCGTGGGGAAAGATCAGCTGGACAAAGGATTGGGGTTCAAACTCCGCAGGGAGACGTTTTACGTGATAGGTTTGCATCTTCTCTTCAACATTCAATTTATGACATTATAATGTCGTATGGCTTTTATCACCCTAGACCGCAAAGCGTTCCACCACAACCTTAACATGATCTCGAAACAGCTGCAGAGCCGTGAGAAAATCGCACTCGTCCTCAAGGATAACGCCTACGGGCACGGCTTAAAGCAGGTCGCGCAGATCGCAAGCAAATACGGGATCGGGCGGGCCGTCGTCCGCACGATCGAAGAGGCGGAACAGGTCCGGGACAAATTCAACTATATTCTCGTTCTCGCGGATATGCCGGCGG is from Sulfurimonas sp. HSL-1656 and encodes:
- a CDS encoding TonB-dependent receptor — translated: MKKTLLVSLAAAALLANDAAENNVTESGVATLGGIVVESSSLSDVNTEEIKSADTAEALAKQVPSITLVRRSGIANDIILRGQKRDNINVIVDGGKIYGACPNRMDPPTSHVITNNISSISVVEGPYDVEHAGTLSGLVTVDTVQPEKGVHGNFNAGIGSFGYSKVAGTLTGGNDTVRALIGVSGEWSGQYEDGSGNTFAEQIDNAVAAGTAKAPNAYLPSERDRSAYAKRSVMAKLFVNLAENQELRLGYTGNRSDGVLYPNSGMDARYDNSDLYNVQYAATDLASWSKELSATYYYSYVDHPMWTEWRKSSAMMGTMTNHLTSTIQGATLKNTTAVSDTMDITFGLDGSLRNWDGAYDMNGTYMGPSINDADTRNVAFFAELEKRYRNAAYKLGLRYDDTAITSGNPALQDNDYTSVGLNLFADYGVTETLGFFGGIGMASRVPDARELYFQKSGMIVGTPDLDQTTNYEADLGMTNTYSNFNLKTRLFYSRLKNYIYFNATPTITQNNFENVDATIWGAEMAGTWYASDAVYVDFGAAYQYGKKDSALRDQNGTNLADIPPLKGHLALNWNYRDDSMATIEGVAAHQWDRYDAENGEQAIGAWAVMNLKVDHRINRNFGLILGVDNVFNATYAVSNTYKDLTLLSLDPTGDVMLLNEPGRYYYANVSYKF
- a CDS encoding agmatine deiminase family protein is translated as MQTYHVKRLPAEFEPQSFVQLIFPHADSDWAPYLDEACQTFARIAEGVARFQPCLIVCDDIARVQRYVAPGTNLHFVQYDTDDTWARDCSGITVETTEGCLIQDFVFTGWGGKFEAAKDSAMTAAIAQHYGAPVASHRFILEGGGIESNGEGLLLVTEECLLNPNRNSALTGRAEIEAVLAETLGVKRTLWLTSGYLAGDDTDSHIDTLARFCDADTICYVRCTDAADEHFDALQKMEQELRELRNDRGEPFTLVPLPMTDAIYFEDERLPATYANFLIINGAVLVPVYNDPHDDEALAVFKTLFPGREIIGIDCSILIRQHGSLHCVTMQFPACVTLRCPQ